The following are from one region of the Stanieria sp. NIES-3757 genome:
- a CDS encoding hypothetical protein (protein of unknown function DUF29): MDSDLKQLHDRDFNLWIENIKIKIQKQDFDGMDWDNLLDEIDDMGASQKRALNSYMQRLIEHILKLKYW, from the coding sequence ATGGATAGCGATCTAAAACAATTACACGACCGCGATTTTAACCTCTGGATTGAGAATATAAAAATCAAAATTCAAAAACAGGATTTCGATGGCATGGACTGGGATAATCTACTTGATGAAATAGATGATATGGGAGCAAGCCAGAAAAGAGCTTTAAATAGTTATATGCAAAGACTTATAGAGCATATTCTCAAGCTTAAATACTGGTAA
- a CDS encoding peptidase M16 domain protein, with the protein MQQLSERLNQLEFPANVVRLDNGLTVIHQYLPATPVVVTDIWIKAGASAEPEEWSGMAHFLEHMIFKGSPRVATGEFDWVIEQNGGIANAATSHDYAHFFLTTAESYVSETLPYLADILLHASIPDEEFHRERDVVLEEIRSSYDDPDWIGFQALCQNIYQHHPYKRSILGEEELLLQHTPHQMRCFHRTHYQPENMTVVMIGGIDQKVALSLVEEAFAEFSVRSECPPHSIEAEPPLIDIRRQELQLPRIEQARLAMAWLGAGSDCLVDGIGLDLLSVILAGSRCSRLVRELREEEQLVLDITSEFSLQRDSSLFTISAWLESDNLQEVEKNICDRIYQLQNQPLSETELARAKRLLCNDYIFSTETPGQLAGIYGYYNTIATAEQALNYTKTINQLTANELQRIANQYLSPERYAITTLVPC; encoded by the coding sequence ATGCAACAATTATCGGAACGCCTCAATCAACTAGAATTTCCAGCGAATGTTGTTAGATTAGATAACGGCTTGACAGTAATTCATCAATATTTACCAGCTACACCAGTAGTAGTAACTGATATTTGGATTAAAGCTGGAGCAAGTGCCGAACCAGAAGAATGGTCAGGAATGGCTCATTTTTTAGAGCATATGATTTTTAAAGGTTCGCCTCGCGTAGCCACTGGAGAATTTGATTGGGTAATTGAGCAAAATGGAGGAATAGCCAATGCAGCTACAAGTCATGACTATGCCCATTTTTTTCTGACGACAGCAGAATCTTATGTATCGGAAACTTTACCTTATTTAGCTGATATCCTACTTCATGCTTCTATTCCCGACGAAGAATTTCACCGAGAACGAGATGTAGTTTTAGAAGAAATTCGCTCTAGCTATGACGATCCTGATTGGATTGGTTTTCAAGCTTTGTGCCAAAATATTTATCAGCATCATCCCTACAAACGTTCGATTTTGGGAGAGGAGGAATTGTTACTCCAACATACTCCTCATCAAATGCGCTGTTTTCATCGCACCCATTATCAGCCAGAAAATATGACTGTGGTAATGATTGGTGGGATTGACCAAAAAGTTGCTTTATCTTTAGTAGAAGAAGCCTTTGCAGAATTTAGCGTTCGTTCTGAATGTCCTCCTCATAGCATCGAAGCTGAACCTCCTTTAATTGATATTCGTCGTCAGGAACTTCAGCTACCGAGAATAGAACAAGCTCGTTTAGCAATGGCTTGGTTAGGAGCAGGTTCTGATTGTTTAGTAGATGGAATTGGTTTAGATTTATTGTCTGTTATTTTAGCTGGTAGTCGTTGTTCTCGTTTAGTGAGGGAACTAAGAGAAGAAGAACAATTAGTTCTAGATATTACTAGCGAATTTTCGCTTCAGCGAGATTCAAGTTTATTTACAATTAGTGCTTGGTTAGAGTCGGATAATTTACAAGAGGTAGAAAAAAATATATGCGATCGCATTTACCAATTACAAAATCAACCTCTTTCTGAAACTGAATTAGCCCGTGCCAAACGTCTTCTTTGTAATGATTATATTTTCTCTACCGAAACCCCAGGACAACTAGCAGGAATCTACGGTTACTACAACACTATTGCTACGGCAGAGCAAGCTTTAAACTACACAAAAACAATCAATCAACTTACCGCAAACGAATTGCAAAGAATTGCCAATCAATATCTTTCTCCTGAACGTTATGCGATTACCACTCTTGTTCCTTGTTAG
- a CDS encoding dihydroorotase has translation MQNLTLTRPDDWHLHLRDGEALKAVLPHTVRQFARAIIMPNLKPPVRSVADAAAYRDRIMAAIPTGKQFEPLMTLYLTDNTSPEEIIAAKASQFVKAVKYYPAGATTNSDFGVTDIGKCDRVFEMMEQVDIPLLLHGEVTDRNVDIFDREKVFIEKHLLPLKERFPNLRVVLEHITTSDAVQFVLATNNIAATITPQHLLFSRNAIFQGGIRPHFYCLPILKREEHRLALLQAATSGNPKFFLGTDSAPHSRNSKESSCGCAGCYSALHAMELYAEAFESANSLDKLEAFASFYGPDFYQLPRNREQITLTKTTWRIPDEVPFLESGLVPLWAGQEIRWQMV, from the coding sequence ATGCAAAATCTTACTCTAACCAGACCCGACGACTGGCATTTGCATCTACGGGACGGCGAGGCACTGAAGGCAGTTCTGCCCCATACAGTACGTCAGTTTGCCCGCGCCATCATTATGCCGAATTTAAAGCCTCCAGTACGCTCAGTAGCTGATGCTGCTGCCTATCGCGATCGCATTATGGCAGCAATTCCCACTGGCAAACAGTTTGAGCCACTGATGACCCTCTACCTCACCGACAACACCAGCCCCGAAGAAATTATCGCAGCCAAAGCATCTCAGTTTGTCAAAGCGGTAAAATACTATCCTGCGGGTGCAACTACCAATTCAGATTTCGGTGTGACGGACATTGGTAAATGCGATCGCGTTTTTGAAATGATGGAACAGGTAGACATACCTTTATTACTGCACGGGGAAGTAACAGACCGAAACGTTGATATATTTGACCGAGAGAAGGTATTTATCGAGAAACATTTGCTCCCCCTCAAGGAACGATTTCCCAACCTGCGGGTGGTACTCGAACACATTACCACCTCCGATGCCGTACAGTTTGTCTTAGCGACCAACAACATTGCTGCAACCATCACACCACAACATCTATTGTTTAGCCGTAATGCTATCTTCCAAGGTGGCATTCGCCCCCATTTTTATTGTTTACCAATTTTGAAACGAGAAGAGCATCGCTTGGCACTTTTACAAGCAGCAACATCTGGCAATCCCAAGTTTTTTCTAGGTACTGATAGCGCGCCCCATTCTCGCAATAGCAAAGAAAGTTCTTGTGGTTGCGCGGGTTGTTATTCAGCTTTGCACGCCATGGAATTATACGCAGAAGCTTTTGAGAGTGCTAATTCACTTGATAAACTTGAGGCTTTTGCCAGTTTCTATGGACCAGATTTTTATCAACTCCCGCGCAATAGAGAACAGATTACTTTGACTAAAACAACCTGGCGTATTCCCGATGAAGTCCCATTTCTTGAATCTGGACTCGTTCCCTTATGGGCAGGTCAAGAGATAAGATGGCAAATGGTTTAA
- a CDS encoding putative ATP-NAD/AcoX kinase, with protein sequence MELKHVIIAYKAGDSESKKWSERCAKELEARQCQVLLGPSGFKDNPYPVFLASANTIKIDLAIVLGGDGSVLAAARQLAPEGIPILAVNVGGHLGFLTEPFELFKDTEKIWQRLESDLYAVEKRMMLEAGLYEGSRTEPELVSEKFFCLNEMCIKPASIDRMPTSILEMEVDGEIIDQYSGDGLLVATPTGSTGYTASANGPILHPGIHAIAVTPICPLSLSVRPIVLPPGSIVSVWPLGDYEVNTKLWTDGSLATTIWPGQRVIVRMAHSQAKFIILRETYSFYQTLREKLHWTGTRIHYQNNGSGKITN encoded by the coding sequence GTGGAATTAAAACACGTAATTATTGCTTACAAAGCAGGAGACAGTGAAAGTAAAAAATGGTCTGAAAGATGTGCCAAAGAATTAGAAGCACGTCAATGTCAAGTCTTATTGGGACCGAGTGGCTTTAAAGATAATCCTTATCCCGTGTTTTTAGCTTCCGCTAATACCATCAAAATCGATCTGGCAATAGTTTTAGGTGGCGATGGTAGTGTTTTAGCAGCAGCACGTCAGCTTGCTCCCGAAGGTATTCCAATTTTAGCGGTTAATGTCGGAGGTCATTTAGGGTTTTTAACCGAACCTTTTGAATTATTTAAAGATACAGAAAAAATTTGGCAACGTTTAGAATCGGATCTTTATGCCGTTGAAAAAAGAATGATGCTAGAAGCTGGCTTGTATGAAGGAAGTCGTACTGAACCCGAACTAGTCAGCGAAAAATTTTTTTGTCTCAATGAGATGTGTATTAAACCCGCCAGTATCGATCGCATGCCTACCTCAATTTTAGAAATGGAAGTCGATGGAGAAATAATCGATCAATACAGTGGTGATGGTTTACTGGTTGCCACTCCCACAGGTTCTACAGGATACACTGCTTCTGCTAATGGTCCAATTTTACATCCAGGAATTCACGCGATCGCAGTTACGCCAATTTGTCCTCTCAGTCTTTCCGTACGACCGATTGTGCTGCCTCCAGGTAGCATTGTTAGCGTGTGGCCTTTAGGTGATTATGAAGTCAATACCAAGCTTTGGACGGATGGTTCTCTAGCTACTACAATTTGGCCTGGACAAAGAGTCATCGTGCGAATGGCTCACTCTCAGGCAAAGTTTATTATCTTACGAGAAACTTATTCTTTCTACCAAACCTTACGCGAGAAATTGCATTGGACGGGAACTAGAATTCACTACCAAAATAACGGTTCAGGCAAAATAACCAATTAA
- a CDS encoding geranylgeranyl reductase — MFDCIIVGAGPAGATAAYHLAKKGHSVLVLEKSSFPRYKPCGGGVSPAVANWFDFDFAPVIKNTVSKVKYTWQLDDPMEVELQKVTPMWMVRRDEFDNFLMQKAIEQGVQLKDDTEVTGIQSQGDSWQVSTNHGVFEGAYLIAADGVNGPMSRWLGFGEQQKVIAASLEVEAEVSERRQDLAYFDFGSLKNGFMWCFPKDHGYSFSGAYVRNNKGKPDELKKQLTNYASKFGLDLNNSKYTEYNLNVWKENQPLHTNRAVIAGEAAGIVDPLIGEGIRPAIFTGMKAAEAVDNAIAGNFNALANYTETVNQEWGADLVLAQRLAGLFYQFPKIAYKVGVKRPSAAQLMGKILCGELRYSDVTEQATKKLKASFIPGFRG; from the coding sequence ATGTTTGACTGCATTATTGTTGGTGCTGGACCTGCTGGAGCTACAGCAGCTTATCACTTGGCAAAAAAAGGACATTCAGTATTAGTCCTAGAAAAATCTTCTTTTCCTCGTTACAAACCTTGTGGTGGCGGTGTATCTCCCGCAGTTGCTAATTGGTTTGATTTCGATTTTGCACCTGTGATCAAAAATACTGTCTCTAAAGTCAAATATACCTGGCAATTAGACGATCCTATGGAAGTGGAACTCCAAAAAGTTACTCCCATGTGGATGGTAAGACGAGATGAATTTGATAACTTTTTAATGCAAAAAGCGATTGAACAGGGAGTTCAATTAAAAGATGATACTGAAGTCACGGGAATACAATCTCAAGGTGATAGCTGGCAGGTAAGCACTAATCATGGGGTTTTTGAAGGTGCTTATCTCATTGCTGCCGATGGAGTTAATGGACCAATGTCTAGGTGGTTAGGTTTTGGTGAGCAACAAAAAGTCATAGCAGCTAGTTTAGAAGTAGAAGCAGAAGTATCAGAACGTCGTCAAGATTTGGCTTATTTTGACTTTGGTTCACTCAAAAACGGTTTTATGTGGTGTTTTCCCAAAGATCATGGTTACTCCTTTAGTGGAGCTTATGTGCGTAATAATAAAGGGAAACCCGACGAACTCAAAAAACAACTAACCAATTACGCTAGTAAGTTTGGTTTAGATTTAAACAATAGTAAGTATACCGAGTACAATTTAAACGTGTGGAAAGAAAATCAACCGCTCCACACTAATCGTGCTGTTATTGCAGGAGAAGCAGCAGGAATTGTCGATCCTTTAATCGGGGAAGGTATTCGCCCTGCTATATTTACAGGAATGAAAGCAGCCGAAGCAGTTGATAATGCTATAGCTGGAAACTTTAATGCTTTAGCAAACTATACTGAAACTGTTAATCAAGAATGGGGAGCAGATCTTGTTTTAGCTCAACGTCTTGCTGGTCTATTTTATCAGTTCCCCAAAATTGCTTATAAAGTTGGAGTAAAACGCCCTTCTGCTGCTCAATTAATGGGTAAAATTCTCTGTGGGGAATTGCGTTATTCTGACGTAACTGAACAGGCTACTAAAAAACTAAAAGCTAGTTTTATTCCTGGTTTTCGTGGCTAA
- a CDS encoding MscS mechanosensitive ion channel family protein, protein MRKQQLVSQKFFKRSQKKLFNHLSKIILTLLFLLLVFAIPSQAQPKLNNWSSAPIITDSWQIFQTSEVTTKTAPVVLDGRELFRVSASGGYAASERADGIATQLQNAIDSNKSPQLKIETRNQLPVIFLNGEQLLTVTNQDSFKGAILQERAQFWSQKILKAIEKAQQERTNNYLQQQLSLSGFILLIALILSRFIKQLETYPVREAIQRIIPGIAKRNRAKPSNLTTLYRLKLGLLQFILWVSVLFIITEFFPLLRSWRYKFLNLLIGSLTNSWFNLGDKSYSFLNLLILTALFWGLIILSGNLTTLLRTRILQVTRMNRGSQEVISIVLKYSLISIGTIVLLQIWGLNLSSLALIGSALGVGIGFGFQEIAKNFASGLVLLFERSVQVGDFIQIGQHLGTVERIGARSIVLKTLDKISIIVPNSRLLAEEVTNWSHDNPASRLHLPVGVAYGSDVEKVKTALLSIAEEHPEVLRYPQPQVFFNSFGESSLNFELLVWTSDPSRQVRLKSDLYFQIEQIFKNKEIEVPFPQRDLHLRNANLPLTLSPQLENYLLQFLKSLSVQQSRNGKR, encoded by the coding sequence GTGCGAAAACAACAATTAGTGAGCCAAAAATTTTTTAAGCGTAGCCAAAAAAAATTATTTAATCACCTCAGCAAAATCATTTTGACTCTTTTGTTCTTGCTATTGGTTTTTGCTATTCCTAGTCAAGCTCAACCCAAATTGAATAACTGGTCTTCTGCTCCCATCATCACCGATAGTTGGCAAATTTTTCAAACCAGTGAAGTCACAACAAAAACAGCACCAGTAGTTTTAGATGGTAGAGAACTATTTCGAGTTAGTGCTTCAGGTGGTTATGCTGCTAGCGAAAGAGCGGATGGAATTGCTACTCAGTTACAAAATGCGATCGACTCAAATAAATCACCCCAACTAAAAATCGAGACACGCAATCAGTTACCAGTGATTTTTTTAAATGGCGAACAGCTTTTAACTGTAACCAATCAAGATAGTTTCAAAGGGGCAATTTTACAAGAAAGAGCGCAATTTTGGAGTCAAAAAATTCTCAAAGCTATAGAAAAAGCTCAACAAGAAAGAACTAATAACTATCTTCAACAACAATTGAGTCTTTCTGGCTTCATTTTATTAATAGCTTTAATTTTATCTCGCTTTATCAAACAGTTAGAAACCTATCCTGTTCGAGAAGCAATTCAAAGAATTATTCCTGGAATAGCTAAAAGAAACCGAGCCAAACCTTCAAATTTAACCACCTTATATCGGCTTAAGTTGGGTTTACTTCAATTTATTTTATGGGTTTCAGTACTTTTTATAATTACCGAATTCTTCCCTTTATTGAGGAGTTGGCGATATAAATTTCTCAATTTATTAATAGGAAGTCTAACAAATTCTTGGTTTAATCTTGGAGATAAATCTTACTCATTTTTAAATTTATTAATCTTAACTGCATTATTTTGGGGATTAATCATCCTCTCAGGAAATTTAACTACTTTACTGCGTACTAGAATTTTGCAAGTAACTCGCATGAATCGGGGTTCGCAGGAAGTTATTTCGATCGTTCTTAAATATAGTTTAATTTCAATTGGCACTATTGTTTTATTACAAATTTGGGGTCTAAATTTAAGTTCTTTAGCCTTAATTGGTAGTGCTTTGGGTGTAGGTATTGGTTTCGGTTTTCAAGAAATTGCCAAAAACTTTGCTAGTGGATTGGTATTATTATTTGAACGCTCTGTTCAAGTAGGAGATTTTATTCAAATCGGACAACATTTAGGAACTGTAGAAAGAATAGGAGCGCGCAGTATTGTTTTAAAAACATTAGATAAAATTTCTATAATTGTTCCTAATTCACGATTACTAGCCGAAGAAGTAACTAATTGGAGTCATGATAATCCAGCTTCAAGACTACATTTACCCGTAGGAGTTGCATACGGTTCAGATGTCGAAAAAGTCAAAACTGCCTTGTTAAGCATAGCAGAAGAACATCCAGAAGTGTTACGTTATCCTCAGCCTCAAGTGTTTTTTAATAGTTTTGGAGAAAGTTCTTTAAACTTTGAATTATTGGTTTGGACTTCCGATCCTAGTCGTCAAGTTCGACTAAAAAGCGATCTTTATTTTCAAATTGAACAAATTTTTAAAAATAAAGAAATTGAGGTACCTTTTCCTCAAAGAGATTTGCATTTACGAAATGCTAATTTACCTTTAACTCTTTCGCCTCAATTGGAAAATTATTTATTACAGTTTTTAAAAAGTTTGTCGGTTCAACAATCTCGTAATGGAAAAAGATAA